The sequence below is a genomic window from Dictyostelium discoideum AX4 chromosome 5 chromosome, whole genome shotgun sequence.
GAAGTTATGGCCTTAGCTTCATTGATGACTTATAAATGTGCTGTCGTCGATGTTCCATTTGGTGGTGCTAAAGGTGGTGTCCGTATCGACCCAAAGAAATACACTGTCGCCCAACGTGAAAAGATCACTCGTGCCTACACTCTCCTCTTATGTCAAAAGAATTTCATCGGACCAGGTGTCGATGTACCAGCTCCAGATATGGGTACAGGTGAACAAGAAATGGCATGGATTCGTGATACCTATCAAGCTTTCAACACCAACGATGTTGATTCAATGGCTTGTGTCACTGGTAAACCAATCTCATCAGGTGGTATTCGTGGTCGTACCGAAGCTACTGGTCTCGGTGTTTTCTATGGTATCCGTGAATTCCTTTCCTACGAAGAAGTCTTAAAGAAGACTGGTTTAACTCCAGGTATCAAAGGTAAATCCATTGTTATCCAAGGTTTTGGTAATGTAGGTTACTTTGCCGCCAAATTCTTTGAACAAGCTGGTGCTAAAGTTATTGCCGTCGCCGAACACAATGGTGCCGTCTACAACGCCGATGGTCTCAACATTGATGCCCTCAACAAATATAAACTCCAACACGGTACTTTCATTGATTTCCCAGGTGCCACCAACATTGTCGACTCTGTCAAAGCCTTAGAGATCCCATGTGATATCTTAATCCCAGCTGCCCTCGAAAAACAAATCCACATTGGTAACGTCGCCGATATTCAAGCtaaattaattggtgaagCTGCCAACGGTCCAATGACCCCACGTGCTGACCAAATCCTCCTCAATAGAGGTCATGTCATCATTCCAGATCTCCTCTTAAATGCTGGTGGTGTCACTGTATCATACTTTGAATGGTTAAAGAATCTTTCTCACGTTCGTTTCGGTCGTTTGAACAAGAAATGGGAAGAATCctcaaagaaattattattagaatttgTTGAATCAACCGTCAACAAGAAATTATCAGAAGCTGAAAGAAGCTTAATCATCCATGGTGCTGATGAAATCGATATCGTTCGTTCAGGTCTCGAAGATACCATGCAAAATGCTTGTGCTGAAACCAGAAAGACTGCAAATGAAAAGAACACTGATTACCGTTCTGCCGCTTTATACAATGCTATCATGAAGATTAAAGCTGTCTATGAATCATCTGGTAATGTCTTctcttaaatattttaaaaaaacccTTTTAAGTTacgcaaaaaaaaaaaaaaaaaaaaatccaatacaagttatattaaaataaaatgaaaataatagatttaatattgtaaaaaaaaaaaaaaaaaaatcatcaaaatcaaataattttgtttaattttaaattttctttttattattcttccttaatctatttttaattttattatttttatttttttattttttaatatcagcTAATCATTTCTGATattgattaatttaattaaaaaaattgttttttttttatttatttcttaaaattaaaaagtaattacaaaaacaaaaaataaaataatgaatagATAACCAGTTATTGATTGagttattttaaatgatgagttacaaaataaatttctttcAAATGCAAATTTCCCACAATCATCACTTTCTTTAATATTGtaatcattaatattttcgCACATTATTTTTCTACAATTTTTTGAAAGACAGGATTgtgatgataatttattatctacTAATGAGCACTTATTGTCGTATGCACAGATTTCCAATTCGTCCGAATATATCAATTTCATTGTTTTTAGTGGGGAAATTGATTGATAACATTCATTATCTGAACAACTACATCTTTCAAAGTCTAAACACTCGTTAAATGTGGCATTTGGATTACATGATCTTAGGCTTGGTTCTACGTATTCAATACAAATATCTTTTGAGcactaaaataattataataataataataataataatgataataatagtaataataaaaagttaaatatattttcataataatatttttactttttttacaGACTACCTACATATAGTCCTTTATTGTAATCACAAAAATTGTAAGTAGCAGAACAATCAGCACCTAATCCAAGAGGTTGTTTTTTAGTACAAACACTATTGTTACAATCCAATCTACCTAAACAATCGTCTGGAGAAGTGCACGATTCACCctctaattttatattttcacaAGAACagtttgaatttgttgaacataaacaaaattcattatatttGCAATTtgcatttattttattccaTCCATCACAGTTTTCAGAAGGTTTCAATGTGCATACATCATTAATACAAGCAAGTTTATTAGTTGAACAATCAGAATCTAATTTACAATCTTCACCTAATGTTGCAAACCCATAGTCTAAACATCTGTAAACATTTTCTTTATCCAAAAGACATAAAGTACCTAAAAAAATTggttatattaatttaattaccCTTTTTGAATCCATTTtaggtaattattatttgaaaaaacaataacTTACCAGCAATACATAATTTTTCACCAACTTTACATTCATCACCCTGTCTCAAGTATTTATTGCATTTCCCAGTTTGATTTGATGTGAGAGAAGAGTTATAAAGGCAAGTTGTATCATAGCTACATTTTCCTTTATTAGTTCCACACTTATATTTTAacagttattattattattattattttttatacaaaaataaaatatttaatatcttttttttctatttattttatttattcaattattttatttgtttattttattttattttaaaattatttgatccACTTACaatatcattttcttttaaacaatttggaCAACTACTATCTACAACACTGTaaaataatactaaaaaaaatagcaGAACCaagtttattttcattttttatgttttctttttttttttaaaaaaaaaaaaaaaaatattgatctatttttaaaatttttttttttaaccaccTTTCCTCTTTTTTCAAAGAAACAACATATCttactttttcaaattttttaaacgccccataaaaataaaaacaaaaaaaaataattttattggtagatatttttaattatttgaaaaaggtttttaagaaatcaaaaaaaaaaaaaaaaaaaaaataaaaaaaaaaaaaaaaaaaaaataaaataaaatacaaaatattattattttaatttattcattttaattttttttactagtaataaaagtaatcacaaaaacaaaaaataaaataaagaataaagaaGTTATTGGCTGGGTGAGTTTAAATGAAGAATTACAATATAAATTTCTATAAAATACATCCTTTCCACAATCATCACTTTCTTGAATACCTTAACTATAAACTAACGTACTACACACTGTTCTTCTGCAATTTCTAACAACACAGGAATTTACACCTAAATTGTAACCATCCAATGAGCACTTATTATCAAATGTACACTTATCCAAATCGtcagaataataatattttcccATTTTTGGTGGGGATAGTTCATAGAACATTTtccatttgaaaaattacaaGTTTGAAGGGATGGGCATTGATCAAAAGTAGAATTAGGATTACATGATTTTGTTCTTGGTCTACATATTCAATACAAATATCATCTGAGcactaaaataataataaaaaaaaaaaaaaaaaaaaaaaaaaaaaaaaaaaaaatataaaggttaataatattttaattaaaaaaagtgtcTTATTTTTGGTGACtcgaaaaattaaaaaaaacaaaaaaaagaaaaaatttagatatttattttcttaaaataaattattcttCAGAATGCGAGTGGTGTGCAGGCAACGTggttttttttccaattatttgattagtttttattttttaccttttttttttatttataacacTCGTtctgattttattattattaaaaaaaaaaaaatataaaagttaataatattttaatttttttaattttattattattacttacaTATAATCCTTTATTGTAatcacaattattaatagagCAATCAGCACCTAATCCAACTAGTTTTGGTTTAAAGCAAAAACCATTTTTACATGACATTTGACCAAAACACTGGCCTAAGGAAGTGCACGATTCATccttaaattttatttttttacaagAATCATCTACACGATATTCATCATAATTGCAATTGGAATTCCGTCCATCATAATTTTCAGAAGGTTTCAATCTACATACCTTTTTAATACAATCAGGTTGATTAGTTGCACAATCTGTATCTAATTCGCAATATTACCCTAAAGTTGCGAATTTATAGTATAAACATCTGTAAACATCATTTCTATACAAAAGACATGAAGTGCCTGAcaaaaattgatattttattaatataattatatgtatatatttaataatattactattctatatttctttaatttaacttaaaaatgtttatatttaaaacttaCCTTCTACACATAAATCATCTAAATTACCAAATCCACATTCATAACATGTTTCAAGTATTTTCTACATTTCCTAATTTGATTTGATGGTAAAGAagagtttattaattttttattttttatttttttaataaatcttgttttatttttatgatttaCATACAATATCATTTTCTTTCAAATTGGACAACTACTATTTACAACactgtaaaaaaataatataaaaataaataccgGAATTAAGtttcatttcattttaggttttgaataataaaaaaaaaaaaaaaaaaattcttttttttatacaaaacTTTCTTactctttaaaatttttaagcCATCgctaaattaataaaaaatataaaaatagatagcaataatagtttttcttacttaaactttattttttaggaatattatatctttttttttttttaaaaatacaatcattcacctttaaaaaaaaataacttatTCCCTAGAAAGCAAGaataatattattcaatttttatatcaaaattttaaaaaacacaaacatttactttcaaaaaaagggtttgaatttattttttgataaagtagttaaaaaaaaaaaaaatttaaacatttttcaattaactATTAATTacaacacaaaaaaaataattgcaagctaaaattagatttttttttttttaaatcttattttttatattttatttttttctgaTTTTTAAAGGCCccttaaaaattgaaaaaaaaaaaaattggtaggtttttataattattttaaaggggttttaagaattaattaaaaaaaaaaaaaaaaaaaaaaaaaaaaaaaaaaaaagtaaaaaaaaagttttagtCAATTTATTACTaggaaaaatatttatttgtttattttatatattgtttgttattttattactggaaataaaattaaatttaaaaagtaataacaaaaacaaaaaataatactacaAATAAAGAGGTTATTGATTGAGTGAGTTTAAATGAAGAATTACAGTATGAATCTCTAAAAAATGCATTCTTTCCACAATCATCACtttctttaatattataaccACCTACTAAACCACTacatatttgttttttacaATGTTTTGAAATACAGGATTTTGAGTTATATCTATAACCATCACCCATTGAGCACTTATTATCAAATGCACACTTATCCAAATCGtctgaataataatatttatccATTTCTGGTGGAGTTGGATAAATTGTATAACATTCTTCATCTGAACAACTACATATTAGATCGGATGGACATTGGTTAGATGTAGCATTAGGATTACATGATTTTGTGCTTGGTTCAACGTATTCAATACAAATATCATATGAGCActaaaataatgataataaaagaattaaattaaaaaaaaaacaagttaataatattttaaattgtttaattttaattttattattactacttacatataattctttattgtaatcacaattattaatagagCAATCAGCACCTAATCCAACtagttttgatttaaaacaaacattatttttacatgACATTTTACCAAAGCATTGGCTTGAGGAAGTGCACGATTCACcctcaaattttatttttttacaagAATCATCTATACAATATTCATCATAATTACAATTTGAATCCGATCCATCACAATTTTTAGAAAGTTTCAATCTACATTCCTTATTAGCACAAGAAAGTTGATCAGTTGCACAATCCGTATCTAATTCACAATACTCACCTAAAGTCGCGAAACTATGGTACAAACATCttttaacattatttttatccaaAAGACATGAAGTGCCTGAcaaaaattgatattaaattaatatataataatatattgcTATTATATTacaatatattattttaatataatttttaaaaattataaaacgATAACTTACCACCAACacataaatctttaaaattactaatTCCACATTCATCACCCTCTCCCAAGAATTTGGTACATTTTCTAATTTGACTTGATGGTAGAGAAGAGTTTTTAAAGCAAGTTGTACCATAGCTACAAGTTCCTATAGTcccacacttttttttttaatcaattaaaattattattaattatttttttttttttttaattaattttattttaatatttttaaagatttacaTACAATATCATTTTCTTCCAAACAAATTGGACAACTACTATTTACAACactgtaaaaaaataatataaaaataaataatggaagtaagttttttttcatttttagtttttgaataataaaaaaaaaaaaaaaaaaaattcttttatttatacaaaaaTTCAAAGGCATTActcttaaaaatttttaatcaatcctctaatttttcaaatttaaacttTGCTTTCTTggaaaatttataataatatctttttttctcttaaaaaaaaaaaaaataacaaaaaaagtGCTTGTCCTTTGTTCCAGggaaaaatatcttttttaaaaaaaataaaaaataaatttttttttttttagggtttgtttatttgaaaaaagttttaaaaaaaaaaaaaaaataaacttttttttcacaccaatcattttttaactaataattgtaattacccatttttttataaaaaaaaaaaaaaaaaaaaaaaaaatttcaaccCAAAAAAGAgttgttttatttacaaagaGTAGTTTTATCAGTTCTGCtacaataaattttaatcacATTTTTTCTtggtaaattttaaaaaaaaacaaaaaataaaaaataaaaaaaaaaaaacaatcaatttttaatttaattatttatattttatttactta
It includes:
- the glud1 gene encoding NAD-dependent glutamate dehydrogenase, with the translated sequence MQSLARLSRTSLVQKGLVPQTIKNYSSVSQAEIDNEPRFLECFKTFFDKAAGLTNLKPGVLNNMKECNVALRVEFPIKNEHGDVDIIAGYRAQHSHHRLPCKGGIRFSEEVDLQEVMALASLMTYKCAVVDVPFGGAKGGVRIDPKKYTVAQREKITRAYTLLLCQKNFIGPGVDVPAPDMGTGEQEMAWIRDTYQAFNTNDVDSMACVTGKPISSGGIRGRTEATGLGVFYGIREFLSYEEVLKKTGLTPGIKGKSIVIQGFGNVGYFAAKFFEQAGAKVIAVAEHNGAVYNADGLNIDALNKYKLQHGTFIDFPGATNIVDSVKALEIPCDILIPAALEKQIHIGNVADIQAKLIGEAANGPMTPRADQILLNRGHVIIPDLLLNAGGVTVSYFEWLKNLSHVRFGRLNKKWEESSKKLLLEFVESTVNKKLSEAERSLIIHGADEIDIVRSGLEDTMQNACAETRKTANEKNTDYRSAALYNAIMKIKAVYESSGNVFS
- a CDS encoding paramecium surface antigen repeat-containing protein, which codes for MKINLVLLFFLVLFYSVVDSSCPNCLKENDICGTNKGKCSYDTTCLYNSSLTSNQTGKCNKYLRQGDECKVGEKLCIAGTLCLLDKENVYRCLDYGFATLGEDCKLDSDCSTNKLACINDVCTLKPSENCDGWNKINANCKYNEFCLCSTNSNCSCENIKLEGESCTSPDDCLGRLDCNNSVCTKKQPLGLGADCSATYNFCDYNKGLYCSKDICIEYVEPSLRSCNPNATFNECLDFERCSCSDNECYQSISPLKTMKLIYSDELEICAYDNKCSLVDNKLSSQSCLSKNCRKIMCENINDYNIKESDDCGKFAFERNLFCNSSFKITQSITGYLFIILFFVFVITF
- a CDS encoding paramecium surface antigen repeat-containing protein, which gives rise to MKKNLLPLFIFILFFYSVVNSSCPICLEENDICGTIGTCSYGTTCFKNSSLPSSQIRKCTKFLGEGDECGISNFKDLCVGGKLSCLYHSFATLGEYCELDTDCATDQLSCANKECRLKLSKNCDGSDSNCNYDEYCIDDSCKKIKFEGESCTSSSQCFGKMSCKNNVCFKSKLVGLGADCSINNCDYNKELYCSYDICIEYVEPSTKSCNPNATSNQCPSDLICSCSDEECYTIYPTPPEMDKYYYSDDLDKCAFDNKCSMGDGYRYNSKSCISKHCKKQICSGLVGGYNIKESDDCGKNAFFRDSYCNSSFKLTQSITSLFVVLFFVFVITF